From the Leptotrichia sp. oral taxon 221 genome, one window contains:
- a CDS encoding glutamate-5-semialdehyde dehydrogenase — MSYIEELGEKAKIASKKLLTLDTKTKNRALLAIADELINKKDEIKAANKIDLENGKASGLSFALLDRLELTDSRIEGMAQSLREIAAFVDPIGEILTGWNHENGMSIAKKRVPLGVIGMIYESRPNVTIDSAGLSIKSSNAVILRGSSNAINSNIYLNKLFNEVGEKAGLPKNSVQLIEKTDRKLVKEMITLDKFIDVLIPRGGKGLKKFIIENATIPVIETGAGVCHIFVDESADIEMALPIIENAKTQRPSTCNSIETVLVHRKIAEKILPELTEMLLKDKVELRYSEEAYEIVKNTDFDHKENLKLATEEDFGAEYLDMIMSLKLVDNVEEAIEYINEHGTHHSDSIMTKNIDNAEKFLNEVDSAAVYLNVSTRFSDGGEFGFGGEIGISTQKLHARGPMGVRELTTTKYVIRGNGQIRE; from the coding sequence ATGAGTTATATAGAAGAACTTGGAGAAAAAGCAAAAATTGCGTCAAAAAAGTTGTTGACATTAGATACAAAAACGAAAAATAGAGCTTTATTGGCGATTGCAGACGAATTGATTAATAAAAAGGATGAAATTAAAGCAGCGAATAAAATTGATTTGGAAAATGGAAAAGCGTCTGGATTGAGTTTTGCATTGTTGGATAGATTGGAATTGACAGACAGTAGAATTGAAGGGATGGCACAAAGTTTAAGAGAAATTGCAGCTTTTGTTGATCCAATTGGAGAAATTTTGACAGGTTGGAATCATGAAAATGGAATGTCGATTGCCAAAAAAAGAGTTCCACTTGGTGTAATTGGAATGATTTACGAATCAAGACCGAATGTAACAATTGATTCAGCAGGACTTTCAATAAAATCGTCAAATGCAGTAATTTTAAGAGGTTCATCTAATGCAATAAATTCAAATATTTATCTAAATAAACTTTTTAATGAAGTTGGAGAAAAAGCTGGATTACCTAAAAATTCAGTTCAATTAATTGAAAAAACAGATAGAAAATTAGTAAAAGAAATGATAACTTTAGATAAATTTATTGATGTTTTAATTCCAAGAGGCGGAAAAGGACTGAAAAAATTTATAATTGAAAATGCAACTATTCCTGTAATTGAAACAGGAGCAGGAGTTTGCCATATTTTTGTTGATGAAAGTGCAGATATTGAAATGGCGCTTCCAATAATAGAAAATGCGAAAACACAAAGACCAAGTACTTGTAATTCGATTGAAACAGTTTTAGTTCATAGAAAAATAGCTGAAAAAATATTACCAGAATTGACAGAAATGTTATTGAAAGATAAGGTTGAGTTGAGATATAGTGAAGAGGCTTATGAAATAGTGAAAAATACTGATTTTGATCACAAGGAAAATTTGAAATTAGCTACAGAAGAAGATTTTGGAGCAGAATATTTGGATATGATAATGTCGTTGAAATTAGTAGATAATGTCGAAGAAGCTATAGAATACATAAATGAACACGGAACTCATCATTCAGATTCAATCATGACCAAAAACATTGATAATGCAGAAAAATTTTTAAATGAAGTAGATTCAGCAGCAGTTTATTTAAACGTTTCAACAAGATTTTCAGATGGAGGAGAATTTGGATTTGGTGGAGAAATTGGAATTTCTACACAAAAATTACATGCTCGTGGGCCTATGGGTGTAAGAGAATTAACAACAACTAAGTATGTAATCCGCGGAAATGGACAAATTAGAGAATAA
- a CDS encoding glycosyltransferase family 9 protein, with amino-acid sequence MKILIIRFSSFGDVVLTTPVITKIKEKYPEAQIDFIVYTTFSEAITLNPKIRKTILFDKSKSKDKKYIRDLIDQLKLENYDYVIDLHSKLLSRIIGKGISLGKNTKYLKYKKRKWWKTLLVKLKLIPYHADCTIVESYFSALKKLNLKFETKNIEEGKGDALEFYFSKEMEENLVQKYSLDKKDYIVLAPGASKFTKKWPYYNELSKKFLEKTNFRIFVIGGKEDFESVENNNERVINLCGKISFKESGIILKYSKLSVVNDSGPFHISRAVGAKTFVFFGPTDPKLFSFEENTYLFQNPNCPPHSLYGDDKFQKKYSRCMSDIKLEDVFKKIISEI; translated from the coding sequence ATGAAAATATTGATAATACGATTTAGTTCATTTGGAGATGTTGTTTTGACAACACCAGTAATAACAAAGATAAAGGAAAAATATCCTGAAGCACAAATAGACTTCATTGTCTACACTACTTTTTCTGAAGCAATAACTCTAAATCCAAAAATACGAAAAACTATTTTGTTTGATAAATCCAAAAGCAAAGATAAAAAATACATTCGTGATTTAATTGATCAATTAAAATTAGAAAATTATGATTACGTAATTGATTTACATTCAAAATTATTATCTCGAATTATTGGAAAAGGAATTTCTTTAGGAAAAAATACAAAATATCTAAAATACAAAAAAAGAAAATGGTGGAAAACTCTGTTGGTAAAATTAAAATTAATACCTTATCATGCAGATTGTACGATTGTGGAAAGCTATTTTTCTGCTTTAAAAAAATTAAATTTGAAATTTGAGACAAAAAATATTGAAGAAGGAAAAGGAGATGCTCTCGAATTTTATTTCAGTAAAGAAATGGAAGAAAATCTAGTACAAAAATATTCTTTAGATAAAAAAGATTATATTGTTTTAGCTCCAGGAGCTTCTAAATTCACAAAAAAATGGCCTTACTACAATGAATTATCAAAAAAATTTTTAGAAAAAACCAATTTTAGAATTTTCGTTATTGGTGGAAAAGAAGATTTTGAAAGTGTTGAAAATAATAATGAGAGAGTAATTAATTTATGTGGAAAAATATCTTTTAAAGAAAGTGGAATAATTTTAAAATATTCTAAATTATCCGTAGTAAATGATTCTGGACCATTCCATATATCCAGAGCTGTAGGAGCAAAAACTTTTGTATTTTTTGGACCAACAGATCCAAAATTATTTTCTTTTGAAGAAAATACGTATTTATTCCAAAATCCAAATTGTCCACCACATTCTTTATATGGTGATGATAAATTTCAAAAAAAATATTCAAGATGTATGTCAGACATAAAATTAGAGGATGTTTTTAAAAAAATTATTTCAGAAATATAG
- the proB gene encoding glutamate 5-kinase produces MKNNNKREEILENVQRVVVKVGTSTLTTEDGRLNIDKIKKIVMELSNLQNKGYDVILVTSGAVGAGMGLLNINEKPKTLAEKQMLSAVGQVSLMQIYQTLFKEHNKIIGQLLLTKEEFSNRKRYLNMRNVCNAFLKRKIIPIINENDAIVSNALKIKVGDNDTMSALVSGLIDADLLIILSDIDGLYNKNPRKYEDANLINMVGDINEDIKNMAGAEGSKFGTGGMITKIVAAEMVTKIGTSLVIASGDDPRNITRIVEKENIGTLFVKKNKKISLKKYWLAYGPNKEGVVTIDNGAKTALKNGKSLLSVGIKSVEGNFDKGAVIEIENLEGKVIATGISNYSAEEINLIKGVKSENIEEILGYKYDDAVIHIDNVVVKK; encoded by the coding sequence ATGAAAAATAATAATAAGAGAGAAGAAATATTAGAGAATGTTCAAAGAGTCGTTGTAAAAGTGGGAACATCGACCCTTACGACTGAAGATGGACGTTTAAATATTGATAAAATAAAAAAAATTGTAATGGAACTAAGTAATTTGCAAAATAAGGGATATGACGTGATACTTGTAACTTCTGGAGCAGTTGGTGCTGGGATGGGACTTCTTAATATAAATGAAAAACCTAAAACATTGGCAGAAAAACAGATGTTATCAGCTGTTGGTCAGGTTTCGCTTATGCAGATTTATCAGACGCTTTTTAAAGAACATAACAAAATAATTGGGCAACTTTTGTTGACAAAAGAGGAATTTTCAAATAGAAAAAGATATTTGAATATGAGAAACGTTTGTAACGCATTTTTGAAAAGAAAGATTATTCCAATTATAAATGAAAATGATGCGATTGTATCAAATGCTTTAAAAATAAAGGTTGGTGATAATGATACGATGTCAGCACTTGTTTCAGGATTGATTGATGCTGATTTATTGATTATTTTGTCGGATATTGATGGGCTTTATAATAAAAATCCTAGAAAATATGAGGATGCTAATCTAATTAATATGGTTGGAGACATTAACGAAGACATAAAAAATATGGCAGGAGCAGAAGGCTCAAAATTTGGAACTGGTGGAATGATTACAAAAATTGTTGCTGCAGAGATGGTAACAAAAATAGGAACAAGTTTAGTTATTGCAAGTGGAGACGACCCTAGAAACATAACTAGAATTGTTGAAAAAGAAAATATTGGAACACTTTTTGTGAAGAAAAATAAAAAAATCAGCTTGAAAAAATATTGGCTTGCTTACGGTCCTAACAAAGAAGGCGTAGTAACAATTGATAATGGTGCAAAAACAGCCTTGAAAAATGGTAAGAGCCTATTATCTGTTGGAATAAAATCAGTTGAAGGAAATTTTGATAAAGGAGCTGTTATTGAAATCGAAAATTTAGAAGGAAAAGTTATCGCAACAGGAATTTCAAATTATTCGGCAGAAGAAATTAATCTTATAAAAGGTGTTAAAAGTGAAAATATTGAAGAAATTTTAGGTTATAAATATGATGATGCAGTGATTCATATTGATAATGTTGTAGTAAAAAAATAA
- a CDS encoding alpha/beta hydrolase: MFKSLCLVDIEYKMIANNFLLDITDSRILKNLVRGKRASKTVKYSEKILVKNGDRDVTLYVFEPDTLMTEKLPVIYYMHGGGYIMGDARMNENVLKDIANKNNVKIISVEYTLATELPFPQDLEDAYVGLKYLFENAESLGINEKKVAIMGESAGGGLAARLSLKVRDEGEYHLIGQILIAPMLDYRTGGDDCPYNNNYAGEFVWTKASNQFAWKVLAGDKMIPKDQIPYFSPIMASNFKGIPKTFIIVGGLDLFVDENISFAKKLLEAGVKVDLNVISGVFHLFQSIKPNSKKAKFFVELRDKYIEQLFI, encoded by the coding sequence ATGTTTAAATCACTTTGTTTAGTAGATATAGAATATAAAATGATAGCTAATAATTTTTTGCTGGATATAACAGATAGTAGAATATTAAAAAATCTAGTAAGAGGTAAAAGGGCATCGAAAACGGTTAAGTATAGTGAGAAAATTCTTGTGAAGAATGGTGATAGAGACGTTACTTTGTATGTTTTTGAACCAGATACTTTAATGACTGAGAAATTACCAGTTATCTATTATATGCATGGTGGTGGTTATATAATGGGTGATGCTAGAATGAATGAAAATGTTTTAAAAGATATAGCTAACAAGAACAATGTGAAAATTATCAGTGTAGAGTATACATTAGCGACAGAATTACCATTTCCACAAGATTTAGAAGATGCATATGTGGGGTTGAAATATTTATTTGAGAATGCTGAAAGTCTTGGAATAAATGAGAAAAAAGTAGCAATTATGGGGGAAAGTGCTGGAGGAGGATTAGCTGCAAGATTGTCTTTGAAGGTGCGTGATGAAGGAGAGTATCATCTTATTGGACAAATATTAATTGCTCCAATGCTTGATTATAGAACAGGTGGGGATGATTGTCCTTATAATAATAATTATGCTGGAGAATTTGTCTGGACGAAAGCTTCTAATCAGTTTGCATGGAAAGTTTTAGCAGGTGATAAGATGATTCCTAAAGATCAAATTCCATATTTTTCACCTATTATGGCAAGTAATTTTAAAGGAATACCAAAAACTTTTATTATTGTAGGAGGATTGGATTTATTTGTTGATGAGAATATAAGTTTTGCAAAGAAATTATTAGAAGCAGGGGTAAAAGTTGATTTGAATGTAATATCTGGAGTATTTCATTTATTTCAATCAATAAAGCCAAATTCAAAAAAAGCGAAATTTTTTGTAGAGTTACGTGATAAATATATTGAACAATTATTTATATAA
- a CDS encoding GTPase family protein, whose protein sequence is MTSFKYYRKNDIEKKLEKARFRPLDVMVTGVTGAGKSTTLNTIFKKNVATVGNGVDPETMDLDSYSLNDVFRLWDTPGLGDGVANDEIHKRKLVDLLYKTYSLDGNIYGWIDSAIVVLEGLNRDMGSTYTLLNEVIVPNIQADRILVVINQADMAMKGRHWNKETNRPDEVLVDFLERQALSIQNRVKEATGVTIRKPVYYSAEYGYNIEKLLDFIIDNMIVERRPLVRA, encoded by the coding sequence ATGACGAGTTTTAAATATTATAGAAAAAATGATATAGAAAAGAAATTGGAAAAAGCTAGATTTAGACCTTTGGATGTGATGGTAACAGGAGTAACAGGAGCAGGTAAATCGACAACATTAAATACAATTTTTAAGAAAAATGTGGCAACAGTTGGTAATGGTGTGGATCCTGAAACAATGGATTTAGATTCTTATTCGTTAAATGATGTATTTAGATTGTGGGATACTCCTGGATTAGGAGATGGAGTTGCGAATGATGAGATTCATAAAAGAAAATTGGTGGATTTGCTGTATAAAACTTATTCATTAGATGGAAATATTTATGGTTGGATAGATTCGGCAATTGTGGTTTTAGAAGGTTTAAATAGAGATATGGGAAGTACATATACATTGTTAAATGAGGTAATAGTTCCAAATATACAGGCAGATAGAATATTGGTAGTGATTAATCAAGCAGATATGGCGATGAAAGGCAGACATTGGAATAAGGAAACAAATAGACCGGATGAAGTGTTAGTAGATTTTTTAGAAAGACAAGCGTTATCTATACAAAATAGGGTAAAAGAAGCAACAGGAGTAACAATAAGAAAACCAGTATATTATTCAGCAGAATATGGTTATAACATAGAAAAATTATTAGATTTCATAATAGATAATATGATTGTAGAGAGAAGACCGTTAGTTAGAGCATAA
- the csx2 gene encoding TIGR02221 family CRISPR-associated protein: MAKILIAGLGKGMIDRNSEERDYRKADYKIKIEETGEYKIYRDEYFVTSVLEKHYDIDKTIYIGTAGSMWDKLYTHYCKKNGFSTESEEYEKYRDELRNVTKNANKNTDVLNINSEKFNSIFENTEKKVQIIVTKYGMNKNEIFENFNKIIEIVNSLNKEDEIYLDITHSFRSNAMWIFLVMNYITEVIDKNIKIKMITYGMLEEMDDDEIEKDLNGNPLKVAPIINLKSFYDLMKWIKGANAFKQYGNTYEFLDMIEDNKLKNTLEEFSNSMNMNYIGNIKENIGKINQMEKTIKKLDGPAKLLLPDILERFAQNFGEKQETFEILLDLAEWHYNQKRYSMSYVNIIEAIYTFTGKILEVEDINKGKEVLREWINRITEENKIKYKDLSEEEISNRIKLSEIFESSRIIRNNISHTLESRAEMQEIISKIPENIKKLREIFKTEYKKGEIYESQDLKMQQTYTFLEKLAENGQFAEIGRVASNGIYDFLFEELGVQKSGENKNTVKNWLDNKKGNFEKELEKEQLSELMKLFLEVKNNTRSITAKEIIKKIRHLQNILTKKSFLEAIENVNLNDKGSSQIKQAPKINLNKEDRKILVFKEIFGEQEKSEVIKKYKIKRISKLSSETAKEWKNLENDSNKEKNIKRFKDIIDRNIDSGDILLIEGEVGITFELVNWAKEKGIVAIYGVEKVSDNFLLKVEFYEY, from the coding sequence ATGGCTAAAATATTGATAGCAGGGTTGGGAAAAGGGATGATAGATCGTAATAGTGAAGAAAGAGATTACAGAAAAGCAGATTATAAAATAAAAATTGAAGAAACAGGAGAATATAAAATTTATAGAGATGAATATTTTGTAACATCGGTATTAGAAAAACATTATGATATAGATAAAACAATATATATTGGAACAGCAGGGTCGATGTGGGATAAACTTTATACACATTATTGTAAGAAAAATGGATTTTCGACTGAAAGTGAAGAATATGAAAAATATAGAGATGAATTGAGAAATGTTACTAAAAATGCAAATAAAAATACAGATGTTTTAAATATAAACAGTGAAAAATTTAATTCTATATTTGAGAATACAGAGAAAAAAGTACAAATAATAGTGACAAAATATGGAATGAATAAAAATGAAATATTTGAAAACTTTAATAAAATTATAGAAATCGTAAATTCTTTAAATAAAGAAGATGAAATTTATTTGGATATAACCCATTCTTTCAGATCAAATGCAATGTGGATATTTTTAGTGATGAACTATATTACAGAAGTTATTGATAAAAATATAAAAATAAAAATGATAACATATGGAATGCTAGAAGAAATGGATGATGATGAAATAGAAAAAGATTTAAATGGGAATCCTTTAAAAGTAGCTCCAATAATTAATTTGAAATCATTTTATGATTTAATGAAATGGATAAAAGGAGCGAACGCTTTTAAGCAATATGGGAATACTTATGAATTTTTAGATATGATTGAAGATAATAAGTTGAAAAATACATTGGAAGAATTTTCAAATTCAATGAATATGAACTATATTGGGAATATAAAAGAAAATATCGGAAAAATTAATCAAATGGAAAAAACAATAAAAAAATTGGATGGACCTGCCAAACTATTATTACCAGATATTTTAGAAAGATTCGCACAAAATTTTGGTGAGAAACAGGAGACATTTGAGATATTATTAGATTTAGCAGAATGGCACTATAATCAAAAAAGATATTCAATGAGTTATGTAAATATTATTGAAGCTATTTATACTTTTACAGGAAAAATTTTAGAAGTTGAAGATATAAATAAAGGTAAAGAAGTATTAAGAGAATGGATAAATAGAATAACTGAAGAAAATAAAATAAAATATAAAGATTTGTCAGAAGAAGAAATAAGTAATAGAATAAAATTAAGTGAAATTTTTGAAAGTTCTAGGATTATTAGAAATAATATTTCGCATACATTGGAAAGTAGAGCAGAAATGCAAGAAATTATTTCAAAAATTCCAGAAAATATAAAAAAATTAAGAGAAATATTTAAAACTGAATATAAAAAAGGTGAGATTTATGAATCACAAGATTTAAAAATGCAACAGACATATACTTTTTTAGAAAAATTAGCTGAAAATGGTCAGTTTGCAGAAATTGGTAGAGTTGCATCTAATGGAATTTATGATTTTTTGTTTGAGGAACTTGGAGTACAAAAGTCAGGAGAAAATAAAAATACTGTAAAAAATTGGCTGGATAATAAAAAAGGAAATTTTGAAAAAGAATTAGAAAAAGAGCAGTTGTCTGAATTAATGAAATTGTTTTTAGAAGTTAAAAATAATACTAGAAGTATCACAGCAAAAGAAATAATTAAGAAGATAAGACATTTACAAAATATATTAACGAAAAAGTCATTTTTAGAAGCTATTGAAAATGTAAATTTAAATGATAAAGGAAGTTCTCAAATAAAACAGGCACCTAAAATAAATTTAAATAAAGAAGACAGAAAAATTTTAGTATTTAAAGAAATATTTGGAGAGCAGGAAAAAAGTGAAGTAATAAAAAAATATAAGATAAAAAGAATAAGTAAATTGAGCAGTGAAACTGCAAAAGAATGGAAAAATCTTGAAAATGATAGCAACAAAGAAAAAAATATAAAAAGATTTAAAGATATAATAGACAGAAATATTGATTCAGGTGATATTTTATTGATAGAAGGAGAAGTTGGGATAACTTTTGAATTAGTAAATTGGGCAAAAGAAAAAGGAATTGTTGCAATTTATGGAGTTGAGAAAGTGAGTGATAATTTTTTACTTAAAGTAGAATTTTATGAATATTAA
- the proC gene encoding pyrroline-5-carboxylate reductase, with amino-acid sequence MKIGFIGTGNMGSSIIKGISISKFVESENINIFDLDKEKVRTLVEKYEVNALSSEKELVENSDIVILAVKPHIIPSVLEKLKGNVKENTIILTIAAGISISVLENTLGADKKIVRTMPNTPAQVLEGMTAVCFNKNILENEKKTIFELLNSFGKSIEIEEKLMHAYTGISGSLPAYVYMFMEALADGGVLEGMPRDKAYKIISQAVLGSAKMLLETEKHPGQLKDEVCSPSGTTIEAVRALENGNFRGNLIEAVVACTEKSKRMAGE; translated from the coding sequence ATGAAAATAGGATTTATAGGTACAGGAAATATGGGAAGTTCTATAATCAAAGGTATTTCTATTTCAAAATTTGTAGAAAGTGAAAATATAAATATTTTTGATTTAGATAAAGAAAAAGTGAGAACATTAGTTGAAAAATATGAAGTTAATGCTTTAAGCAGTGAGAAAGAATTAGTTGAAAATAGTGATATTGTCATTTTGGCAGTAAAACCTCATATAATTCCAAGTGTTTTAGAAAAATTGAAAGGAAATGTAAAAGAAAATACAATTATTTTGACAATTGCAGCAGGAATAAGTATTTCTGTATTGGAAAATACTTTAGGAGCAGATAAAAAAATTGTTAGAACAATGCCAAATACTCCAGCACAAGTTTTAGAAGGAATGACAGCAGTTTGTTTCAATAAAAATATTTTAGAAAATGAGAAAAAAACAATTTTTGAATTATTAAACAGTTTTGGAAAAAGTATTGAAATCGAAGAAAAATTGATGCATGCATATACTGGAATTAGTGGTTCATTACCAGCTTATGTGTATATGTTTATGGAAGCACTTGCCGATGGAGGTGTTTTAGAAGGAATGCCTCGTGATAAAGCTTACAAAATCATATCACAAGCTGTATTAGGTTCAGCAAAAATGCTTCTTGAAACAGAAAAACATCCTGGACAGTTAAAAGATGAAGTGTGTTCTCCTAGTGGAACAACAATCGAAGCGGTAAGAGCTTTGGAAAATGGTAATTTTCGTGGAAATTTGATAGAAGCAGTTGTTGCTTGTACAGAAAAATCAAAAAGAATGGCTGGAGAATAA
- a CDS encoding MerR family transcriptional regulator, whose product MLIREVSEKTGITSDTLRYYEKIGLIKNISRDKNGIRNYSDEDIQWLEFVKCMRGAGLSIDVLKKYVNLMDKGNNTIPERKQLLESQLEILKNKKKEIEKTISKLKYKIQNYEKIFNK is encoded by the coding sequence ATGCTAATTAGAGAAGTATCAGAAAAAACCGGCATAACAAGTGATACTCTTAGATATTATGAAAAAATAGGATTAATAAAAAATATTTCTAGAGATAAAAATGGTATTAGAAATTACTCGGATGAGGATATCCAGTGGCTCGAATTTGTAAAATGTATGAGAGGAGCTGGTCTCTCTATTGATGTATTGAAAAAATATGTGAACCTTATGGATAAAGGAAATAATACGATACCTGAAAGAAAGCAACTTTTGGAATCTCAATTAGAAATATTAAAAAATAAAAAGAAAGAAATTGAAAAAACTATTAGTAAATTAAAATATAAAATACAAAATTACGAAAAAATTTTTAATAAATGA
- a CDS encoding GTPase — MARNIFKEIERRVMNEQMDETTRQKLLGNLLRMKEQKINLMITGATGVGKSSTINALFGEEVAKVGTSVNPETMGIDKYELDNLVIWDTPGLGDGREADNRHSKIIIDKLYEKDRNGNLLIDLVLVILDGSSRDLGTSYELINSVIIPNLGENKKNRILVAINQADVAMKGKYWNAQENRPERKLQDFLEDKVASVRRRIKEATGIDVEPIYYSAGDKEEGYMQQKPYNLSKLLYYILQHTPEEKRLVYAQNINKEEAMWKDNDDLQDYRAGVLEKFVESVTRGMAIGGTIGQAIGSLVGLGSVGRVIGTVGGAIVGVGANIISGVVDFFEGIF; from the coding sequence ATGGCAAGAAATATATTTAAGGAAATTGAAAGAAGAGTGATGAATGAACAAATGGATGAAACTACGAGACAAAAATTATTGGGTAATTTATTGAGAATGAAGGAGCAAAAAATTAATTTAATGATTACAGGTGCAACAGGAGTGGGGAAAAGTAGTACTATTAATGCGTTGTTTGGAGAAGAAGTAGCAAAAGTAGGAACAAGTGTAAACCCAGAAACAATGGGAATTGATAAATATGAGTTGGATAATTTAGTAATATGGGACACTCCAGGATTAGGTGATGGAAGAGAAGCTGATAACAGACATAGTAAAATAATAATTGATAAACTTTATGAAAAAGATAGAAATGGAAATTTGTTAATTGATTTGGTTTTGGTAATATTGGATGGTAGCAGTAGAGATTTAGGGACATCGTATGAATTAATAAATAGTGTGATTATACCAAATTTAGGAGAAAATAAGAAAAATAGAATATTAGTGGCGATTAATCAGGCGGATGTAGCAATGAAGGGAAAATATTGGAATGCACAAGAAAATCGACCTGAGAGAAAATTACAAGATTTTTTGGAAGATAAAGTTGCATCAGTGAGAAGAAGAATTAAAGAAGCTACAGGAATAGATGTTGAACCAATTTACTACAGTGCTGGAGACAAAGAAGAAGGATATATGCAACAAAAACCGTACAATTTATCAAAACTATTATACTACATATTACAACATACGCCAGAAGAAAAAAGATTAGTTTATGCACAAAATATTAATAAAGAAGAAGCTATGTGGAAAGACAATGATGATTTACAAGATTACAGAGCGGGAGTTTTAGAAAAATTTGTGGAATCAGTAACAAGAGGAATGGCAATAGGTGGAACAATAGGTCAAGCAATAGGAAGTTTAGTAGGATTAGGTTCAGTTGGAAGAGTAATAGGTACAGTAGGTGGAGCAATAGTTGGAGTAGGAGCAAATATAATTAGTGGAGTTGTTGATTTTTTTGAAGGAATATTTTAG
- the tsaD gene encoding tRNA (adenosine(37)-N6)-threonylcarbamoyltransferase complex transferase subunit TsaD, with amino-acid sequence MKILAFETSCDETSVAIVEDGKKVLSNIISTQIDIHKEYGGVVPEIASRHHIENILPVFMEALEKSKCSLNDIDYIAVTNTPGLIGSLLVGLMFAKSISYANKIPLLPVNHIEGHIFSNFIENDIQLPAISLVVSGGHTNLYYLTEKDSSINIELLGETLDDAIGESYDKVARVLGLPYPGGPEIDKLSLNGEDTLKIKKPNVEGYDFSFSGIKTFVTNYVNNQKMKNNNISKENVAKSFQETVIEVLYDKVSKVIEDKKVKTVLVAGGVSANKRLREKFESLKNKVENIYFPKFEYCTDNAAMIAAAAYYNLKKEKNLKNMYEIDAKSTKEI; translated from the coding sequence ATGAAAATATTAGCTTTTGAAACTTCATGTGATGAAACTTCAGTTGCAATTGTTGAAGATGGAAAAAAAGTTTTAAGTAACATTATATCAACTCAAATTGATATTCATAAAGAATATGGAGGTGTTGTTCCTGAAATAGCATCACGTCATCACATTGAAAATATATTACCTGTTTTTATGGAAGCTTTAGAAAAATCAAAATGTAGCCTAAATGATATTGATTATATCGCAGTCACAAATACACCTGGATTAATTGGTTCTTTATTAGTAGGATTAATGTTTGCAAAATCAATAAGTTATGCAAACAAAATACCACTATTACCTGTAAACCACATTGAAGGTCATATTTTTTCAAACTTTATAGAAAATGACATCCAATTACCAGCTATTTCTCTAGTTGTTTCAGGTGGACACACAAATTTATACTATTTAACAGAAAAAGATTCAAGTATTAATATTGAATTATTAGGCGAAACTCTTGACGATGCTATCGGTGAATCTTATGACAAAGTTGCACGAGTATTAGGATTACCATATCCTGGCGGACCTGAAATTGACAAGTTATCTTTAAATGGAGAAGATACTTTAAAAATTAAAAAACCTAATGTCGAAGGATACGATTTTAGTTTTAGTGGAATCAAAACATTTGTAACAAACTATGTCAATAATCAAAAAATGAAAAACAACAATATTTCAAAAGAAAATGTTGCAAAATCATTCCAAGAAACAGTAATTGAAGTCTTATACGACAAAGTATCCAAAGTAATTGAAGACAAAAAAGTAAAAACTGTACTTGTAGCAGGTGGAGTTTCAGCAAATAAACGATTACGTGAAAAGTTTGAAAGTTTAAAAAATAAAGTGGAAAATATATATTTTCCAAAATTTGAATACTGTACTGACAATGCAGCAATGATTGCTGCTGCCGCATATTATAATTTAAAGAAAGAAAAAAATTTAAAAAATATGTATGAAATCGATGCTAAATCAACTAAAGAAATATAA